The nucleotide sequence TGAATCCAAAGTACGGCGGTAACACTTAAACATAAGAAACACCATTGTTTGACTACTGCATATTGATAGTAAATAGAATACAATGTCACAGGAATGGCAATTAAACTAAAAATAAATACGATAGTTAAACTACTTGCAATAAGTGTTAATAGTAATGTAGATAGCAATAGACCAATAAAGTAAATCATACTAAAATCACTTAGCTTATACCTTCCAAATTGAGCTCCTTTAGAAGATAATACAGAATTACAACTGTTACCTGTATTAGTAGATTGAGAACAGAAGGCATCCCCTAAGAGAGATTGTTCACCCAGTTCTTGTTTTATAATAGCTCTACTTATATAGACACCTATGGCAGATAATAAAAAGTAGACAGCAGTACTTAAGCTGGAGCTCACTTTAATAAAAAGACCAGCTAAGAGCATTAGAGATAAAGAGATAAGAATAGTATTTACTTTAGAGGTGTTATTTTTTTTAAGTTCAATACCTTCTGTTTTTTCGACAGCGACGATGATGCCGGTAAATTTCTCTAGAAACTCACTAGAGGACACATTTTGTTTTTTCTTATCACCAGAGATGAGATTATAAACTTCATTATTGTTGTTCACAATAACAAAACTCATTCCGCTTTCATCTTTGATCTGAGCTAAGAAACAATTAGGGAGTTGCGATAGTGTTTCTTGATTGATGGGGACATCCAGAGCGATGTTATCGATATTAAAATGATCTAGGACTCCTGTTATGGAATGTAGACTTGGATAGGAAGGATGGCTTTCTATTTGAAAGGATAACTCTTCTTTATCACAAGAGATGGCATTGTTAAATAATAATAGTTCTACCTGAGTTGCTAAGGAATTGTTCACAGTAATTTATTTTTTTGAGAAAATCACTGAAAAAAAACATAAAAAACAAAAGTAGGGAGGCTTGTTAGTACTTATAGATTAAGGTTTGGGAATAATCATTTAAATATAAGAAATGAAGCGCATTTATATAAAAATTATAACTCTTGAAACCCTATAATTATCTATAACAGATGGTTAAGTTACAGTAATATCAATAATTAATTTCAATATAAAGCTACTTATAAAATTTTAATTTTAATTACGGTAAAACCTTACTTTGGTTACGGTAAAACCTCACTTTGTAATATTTTACTATAATAGTGTTTGAAATAATTAACAAAACTTTATGTGTTAAATATTTTAAACTGTTAAAAAACAAATAAAACTTATGTTAAGCATTTTTTAATAACTTGAATAATATAAATAATGACTTTTAAGTATCAATAGGCTTTTTCTTTATATTTGTTTTGTATGAATGAAAACCTTAACCCATCTAACGATAACCTTTCTTCTGAAGAATATGATATAGAAAGAGCATTACGACCACTTTCTTTTGAAGATTTCACAGGGCAAGATCAGATTTTAGAGAATCTAAAAATATTTGTAAAAGCTGCTAATCTTAGAACAGAGGCTTTAGATCATACATTATTTCACGGCCCTCCAGGATTGGGTAAGACTACACTAGCGCATATACTAGCAAATGAACTAGGTGTAGGTATAAAAGTAACTTCTGGACCAGTTTTGGATAAACCAGGAGATTTAGCTGGATTGCTTACGAACTTAGAAGATCGCGATGTACTTTTTATAGATGAAATTCACCGTTTAAGCCCTATTGTAGAAGAATATTTATACTCTGCAATGGAAGATTATAAAATTGATATTATGATTGAATCTGGACCTAATGCCAGAACAGTTCAAATTAATTTAAATCCATTTACTTTAATTGGTGCAACCACACGATCAGGGTTATTAACTGCTCCAATGCGTGCACGTTTTGGAATTAGTAGTCGTTTACAATATTATTCTACAGAATTACTATCCACTATTGTAGAACGAAGCGCACATATTTTAAATGTTCCTATTTCTATGGAAGCCGCTATTGAAATAGCAGGAAGAAGCAGAGGAACTCCAAGGATAGCTAATGCGCTCTTGCGTCGTGTTCGTGATTTTGCACAAATAAAAGGCAATGGAGAAATTGATATTGAGATATCAAAATTTGGATTGAAAGCCTTAAATGTCGATGCGCACGGATTAGATGAAATGGATAATAAAATTTTAACTACCATTATAGATAAATTTAAAGGAGGCCCAGTAGGAATAACAACATTAGCCACTGCAGTAAGCGAAAGCTCAGAAACTATTGAGGAAGTCTACGAACCATTTTTAATCCAACAAGGTTTTATAATGCGTACACCACGTGGTAGAGAAGTAACAGATTTAGCTTATAAACATCTTGGACGTATAAAAGGAAATATTCAAGGCGGGTTGTTTTAAATATTCTGTTATAGATAACTTATTCTAGAACTTCATAATAGTGAAATCAAAAACCTCATATACACAATTAATAAAAACCGAAGCGAAACGCCTCGGTTTTTTATCTTGTGGAATGAGTAAAGCAGAATTTTTAGAAGAAGAAGCTCCTCGATTAGAAAAATGGTTGAAAAATAATATGCATGGAGAAATGCGTTATATGGAAAATCATTTTGATAAACGTTTAGATCCAACCAAATTAGTAGAAGGCTCAAAAAGTGTGATTTCTTTGATATTAAATTATTATCCTTCAGAAGTTCAAAAAGATGAAACTGCTTTTAAAGTTTCTAAATATGCTTATGGAACTGATTATCATTTTGTTATTAAAGATAAATTAAAAGAATTAATACATTTTATACAAACTGAAGTAGGAGAGGTTAATGGTCGTGCTTTTGTAGATTCAGCACCAGTTTTAGATAAAGCTTGGGCAGCAAAATCAGGATTAGGATGGATAGGTAAACACAGTAATTTATTAACGCAGCAAGTAGGATCATTTTATTTTATTGCAGAGTTAATTGTTGATTTAGAATTAGATTATGATACACCAGTAACAGATCATTGTGGAACCTGTACTGCATGTATAGATGCTTGCCCAACACAAGCAATCACTGAACCTTATGTAGTAAATGGTAGTAAATGTATTTCGTATTTTACGATTGAACTTAAGGAAAATATCCCTTTAGAATTTAAAGGGCAGTTTAATGATTGGATGTTTGGTTGTGATATTTGTCAAGATGTATGTCCTTGGAATCGATTTTCAAAAACACATAATGAACCCTTATTCAATCCACACCCAGAATTGCTTTCGATGTCTAAAAAAGATTGGGAAGAGGTTACGCAAGATACATTTAATAAAGTATTTAAAAACTCAGCAGTAAAGCGAACTAAATTTTCAGGATTAACTCGTAATATTGAATTTTTGAAAGATTGATGATTATTTCTTTTTTTTAGGAGGAATTTTTAATCTGTATATCGCTTCAAATTCAAATAAAAAACTCGATTGGATATCAGGATTGAGTTGATTTCTATTATCATTAATATCAAACCCAGGTAATCTTAACCCTATGCGTTGCCCTTGTTGATAAGCTTCATAATTATTACTAGCATGACCAAATTTAGCTCGTAATAAAATATTTTTGTTTAATACTTTAGTTTGAATATAAGCAGTTGCTTTTAAAGAACCTTGATCTGCATACAGATTTGCATCATTCTCATTTACATTATAACTTCTACCTACACCAATATAATCAAATCCAATAGAGAATTTATTAAATGCATAATTTACATCTGCAGAAATAGGAAGTAATACATCCATCGAAAATCGTTTATTAGGACCTAAATAATACCAACCAAAAAAAGGTGTTGTTACAAAACCAAAAGCTTCAGTAGAGCCATAAGCGCCAAATTTATAAACTAAATTTTCTGACTTTTTATAACTAAAAATAGCAATACCTCCATATTGAAGATCATTACTAGATATGTTTTTATAATCTGAAGCTAGTTTTGGGAGGGCAACAAGGCTGCTTGTCCATTTTTCTGAATGATTAATGATTAATCCTAATTTTAATAAAGTACTATAAACTGTAATAGGGTTACTTCCGGGAAATAATTGAAATCTATTCCTGTTAAAAATAGGTCCAGTTACAAATGTATATTTGTCATTAATAACAAATGGGATTGTTAAATCGACATCTAGAGCTTCTACATTAGTACTGCCTGGAGTGTTTTCAAAGTCATTTTTAAATGAATGTCCATATCCTATTGATAAAAGATCTACAAAATCTTGAGCATCTGTAAAAACAGGAAATATAAATAGAACTAAAAATAATTTTTTCAAAGAATGAAATTTAAAACGCAAAAGTAGAGAAATCATATAGGTAAAATGGTAATAAAACCTTTAAAAAAGTAGAAAGGGATGTTAAAAAGTAATATTTAAACGAAAAAACATTAAAAGTATTTCTTTACGATTTTTAAAATAAGAATAACGTTTTAAATTTTGCAATTCCTTTTAAGGGTTTACCTTTGTAAGTCGATATTTAATGAAATTATATGATTAAGCAAAGTAAACGTCGTGAAGCATTAGTGTATCATGCCAAACCAATTCCAGGGAAAATTAAAGTAGTACCTACTAAAAAATATGCAACACAAAGAGATTTATCTTTGGCGTACTCACCCGGAGTAGCTGAGCCGTGTTTAGAAATAGAAAAAGATAAAACAAATGCTTATAAATATACTGCTAAAGGTAATTTAGTAGCTGTAATTTCTAATGGTACAGCTGTTTTAGGTCTAGGCAATATAGGCCCAGAAGCGTCTAAACCTGTAATGGAAGGGAAAGGATTGCTTTTTAAGATTTTTGCAGATATTGATGTATTTGATATAGAAGTAGATACTGAAAATGTAGAAGAATTTATTCAAACGGTTAAAAATATAGCACCAACATTTGGTGGTATTAACCTTGAAGATATTAAAGCTCCTGAAGCGTTTGAAATAGAAAAGCGTTTAAAAGAAGAATTAGATATCCCTGTAATGCATGATGACCAACATGGAACGGCTATTATTTCTGCTGCTGCTTTGTTAAACGCTTTAGAAATTACAGGAAAGAAAATTGATGAAGTTAACATTGTAATAAGTGGAGCTGGAGCTGCAGCAATCTCTTGTACTCGTTTATACCAATCTTTTGGAGCTAAACGAGAGCATATTGTAATGTTAGATAGTAAAGGTGTAATAAGAGATGATAGAGAAAATCTTAGTTCTCAGAAATCAGAATTTGCAACCTCTAGAAAAATTAACACTCTGGATGAAGCAATGAAAAGTGCAGATGTATTTATTGGTTTATCAAAAGCAGATATTGTAACAACAGATATGCTACTTGCTATGGCTAAAGATCCAATTGTATTTGCTATGGCTAACCCAAATCCAGAAATAGAATATCAATTAGCTATAGATACTCGTGATGATATTATTATGGCTACTGGTAGAAGTGATCATCCTAATCAAGTAAATAATGTATTGGGATTTCCTTTTATCTTTAGAGGTGCTTTAGATGTTAGAGCAACCGCTATTAATGAAGAAATGAAAAAAGCAGCTGTTAAAGCATTGGCTGAGCTAGCTAAAGAAGCAGTTCCAGAACAAGTAAATGTAGCTTATGGTGAAACAAGATTAACTTTTGGAAAAGATTATATTATTCCAAAACCATTCGATCCTCGTTTAATTGGTGTTGTACCTCCAGCTGTTGCAAAGGCAGCAATGGAAAGTGGTGTAGCAGAAGAACCTATTGAAGATTGGGAAAAATATGAGAGCACACTTTTAGAACGTTTAGGAGGTGATAATAAATTAGTTAGATTAATACACAGTAGAGCCAAACTTGATCCTAAACGTGTTGTATTTGCTGAAGCAGATCAATTAACTGTTTTAAAAGCAGCTCAAATAGCATATGATGAAGGTATTGCACAACCTATATTATTGGGGCGTAAAGAAAAAATAGAGTTACTTAAAAAAGAAATTGAGTTTGATGCAGAAGTATTAATTATTGATCCTAAAAGTGACGGAGAAGAGGAAAGAAAAGATCGTTATGCAGAAATATATTGGAAGCAACGCAAACGTAGAGGAATTACGTTAATTGCTGCTAAAAAATTAATGCGTGAACGTAATTATTATGCCGCTATGATGGTTAATGAAGGGGATGCTGATGCTTTAATTTCTGGATACTCCAGAAATTATCCTACAGTTGTTAAACCAATGATGGAATTAATAGGTTTAGAAAAAGGTGCGACACGAATCGCTACTACTAACTTATTGATGACAGATCGTGGACCTTTATTTTTAAGTGATACATCAATTAATATAGATCCTACTTCTAAAGATTTAGCTAAAATTGCTCAAATGACAGCAACTACAGTTAAAATGTTTGGATTGGAGCCAGTAATGGCTATGATTTCGTTTTCAAATTTTGGTTCTTCAACAAACGAAAGTGCCACAAAAGTAAGAGATGCTGTAAATTATTTACATCGTTTTTATCCACACCTTATAGTGGATGGGGAATTGCAAACAGATTTTGCATTAAATAATAAAATGAGACAAGATACTTTTCCATTCTCTAAGCTAGCAGATAAAAAAGTAAATACACTAATTTTTCCAAATTTAAATGCAGCTAATATTACTTATAAACTTTTAAAAGAATTAAACAATGCAGAGAATATCGGTCCTATTATGATGGGGATGAAAAAACCAGTTCATATTTTACAGTTAGATGCTAGTGTAGACGAAATTGTAAATATGACAGCAATAGCTGTAATTGATGCCCAGAAGAAGCAAAAAAGAGTTAATTTAAATTAGTTTTTTAATTAAATACTTTGTGAATAATTTTATTACATTTGATTTGCTAACCGTTATCTATTAATGATTACTCATATACAAGGAAAACTTACCCAAAAAAACCCAACAAACGTTGTTATAGATTGTAATGGAATAGGTTATTTAGTTAATATTTCATTACATACATTTTCGCAAATCCCAGATCAAGAAAATCTAAAACTCCTTACTCATCTTCATATAAAAGAAGATTCACATACTTTATATGGCTTTTATTCCTTTGCAGAACGAGAAATCTTTAGACTTTTAATCTCAGTAAGTGGTATTGGTACAAGTACTGCTCGTACAATGTTATCATCTTTAACACCTAAACAAGTAAGAGAAGGAATTGCAAGCGAGGATGTTAGTTTAATACAGTCGGTTAAAGGGATAGGGTTAAAGACCGCACAACGTGTAATTATTGAATTAAAAGATAAGGTATTAAAGATTTATGATATTGATGAAGGATTGAGTTTTCAGAGCAATACAAACAAAGATGAAGCGTTATCAGCATTAGAAGTTCTTGGTTTTGCTAAAAAACAATCTGAGCGTGTTGTAGATAAAATTATATCAAATCAAACAGATATTAGTGTAGAAACCATTATAAAAGAAGCATTAAAAAATTTGTAATTAAATTGAATACGACCAATATTACACTAAATAAATTTCTGAAAACCCAAATATTAGTAATTCTACTGCTATTTTTTTATGACTCAGTATTGGGTCAACAAACACCTCCAAAACAACCAGATTCAACTAAAACAACATTTTCTTTCAGGAATTTAAAACTACCAAACCCAAATAGTGTCGTTACAAAATATACATACGATCCTATTACAAATCGCTATATTTATACGGAGAGGGTAGGAAGTTTTAATATAAAATATCCATTAATTTTAACCCCTAAAGAGTATCAGAAATTAGTAGATGCAGAGAATTTAAAAAATTATTATAAAGAAAAAATAGATGCTTTTGAAGGTAAAAAAGAAGGAGCTGATGAGCTTCGAAAAAATCTTATTCCGGATTTTTATGTAAATTCAGATTTCTTTTCATCAATTTTTGGAAGTGATACTATTTCGATTGCTCCGCAAGGATCTGTAGAATTAGACTTAGGAGTATTGTTTACAAAACAAGACAATCCTTCATTTTCTCCAAGAAACCGTAGCAATTTTACATTTGATTTCGATCAACGGATTAATTTAAGTTTACTAGGGCAAGTTGGAACGCGATTACAGGTAACAGCAAATTTTGATACAGAAGCGACTTTTAATTTTCAAAATTTAGTAAAATTAGAATACACGCCTACCGAAGATGATATCGTAAAAAAGATTGAAGTAGGTAATGTAAGTTTGCCTTTAAATAGCTCATTAATTACTGGAGCACAAAGCTTATTTGGCGTAAAAACAGAGCTTCAGTTTGGGAAAACAACTATAACAGGAATTTTTTCGGAACAACGATCAGAAACTAGAAGTGTGGTGGCACAAGGAGGTGGAAGGCTTCAAGAATTTGAGTTTTTTGGATTAGATTACGATGAAAACCGTCATTTTTTCTTAGCTCAATACTTTAGAGATAATTACGATGAAGCACTCTTAACATACCCATATATAAATTCACCTATACAGATTACACGTATTGAAGTATGGGTAACTAATAGAGGTAATCGAACTGATAATATAAGAAATATTGTAGCAATTGAAGATTTGGGAGAGGCGGATCCATCTGCTTCAAAAGTCTCAATTCCTTTTGATAACTTAGATCAACCACAGCCTGGATTTCCATTTGGCACATTTTTTAATGTTGGACCCAATACACCTCCAGATAATGGTAATAACGATTTAGACCCTACAGCTATAGGTACTACTTCGGTTCTTAATGAAAATATAAGAAACATTTCAAATGTTCAAAGTGGTTTTGGTAGTGTAAGTCAATTTGTAAATGAAGGATTCGAATATAGTAGATTAGAAAACGCAAGGCAATTAACACAGGCCAATAGAGAATTCACATTAAATACACAATTAGGTTATATTTCTTTGAATCAACGTCTTCAAAATGATGAAGTTCTTGCAGTTGCGTATCAATATACAATAGGTGGTCAAGTATTTCAAGTTGGTGAATTTGCTAATGATGGTGTAGATGCTACTGGAGTAAGTACAGATACAAATACGGGGAATCAAGTTATTGACAATAATGCTTTAGTATTAAAAACACTTAAAAGTTCCATAACAAGTGTAGAAGAACCGTTTTGGAACTTAATGATGAAAAATATTTATGACACGGGTGCTTTTAGATTGAGTCAAGAAGACTTTAGCTTAAATATTTTTTATACAGAAACATCTCCATTAAATTTTATTACTCCAGTTGAAGGAACTACTTTTCCTATATTTGATAATAATACTCCAGACACAAGTGATGATGGATTAATTCAAGAGACCCCATTAATTCGCTTATTTAATTTAGATAAGTTAAACTTTAATGGCGATCCACAAGGTCGTGGTGATGGCTTTTTTGATTTTGTACCTGGGATAACAGTAATTACAGAAAATGGAAAATTAATATTTACAAATATAGAACCCTTTGGGAGGTATTTATTTGATGTTTTAGATGATGATAATAACCCAAATAATAATGAAGTAGATTATGCAACTAGTGATCGATCAGGATTTAATCCTAATCAAGCACTATATGTTTACGATCGACTTTACCAAGAAACAAAAACAGCCGCTTTAGAAGATGGAGAAAGAAATAAATTTCAAATAAAAGGACGTTATAAATCAGAAGGAGGAGGAGGAATTCCTATAGGATCTTTTAATGTGCCAAGAGGATCTGTTACAGTAACTGCTGGAGGGCGAGTATTAGTTGAAGGTATAGATTATACAGTTGATTATATAGGAGGCACGGTACAAATAATAGATCCTGCATTGCAAGCATCAAACGTGCCAATTCAGATATCTACAGAAGATAATGCTGTTTTTGGACAGCAAACCAAACGATTTGCTGGGTTTAATATTGAACATCAGTTTAATGAGAATTTTGTTCTTGGAGGAACTTTTATTAACCTTAGTGAACGCCCAATTACACAAAAAGCAAATTTTAATAGCGAACCTATTAATAACACAATTTTTGGTATCAATGGTAATTTTTCTACAGAGTTACCTTTTCTAACGCGATTAGTAAATAAACTACCAAATATAGATACAGATGTACCATCACAACTTTCTGCTAGAGGGGAATTTGCTTATTTATTACCTGGATCCCCAAAAGGAATTGATTTTGAAGGAGAATCTACATCGTTTGTAGATGATTTTGAAGGAACACAAAATGGAATTGATTTACTATCGCCATTAGCTTGGACTCTATCGAGTAGACCTAGAGAATTAGGAAGAATATATGCTGAAGGAGGGGAAGATGAAAATGGTGTACAAAACGGATTTGATAGAGGTCATTTAAATTGGTACTCAGTAGACCCTATTTTTTATAGCAATCAACGCCCTAGTGGAATCTCAGATGATGATGTTTCAGATTTATTTACCAGACGCGTATTTATAGATGAACTTTTCCCTCAAGTAGATATTGCTCAGGGACAAACAACAGTAATAAATACATTAGATTTAGCTTTTTACCCAGGAGAGCGAGGTGCATATAATATGGATCCAGCTGCAACAAATGATATTTTAAATAACCCTACAGATAGTTGGGCAGGTATAACAAGGCAATTGACTTCTACAAATTTTGAACAATCTAATGTAGAGTTTATTGAATTCTGGGTACAAGATCCTTTTTTAAATAACCCAAATGGTGCTGGTGGTAAATTAACTTTTAATTTGGGTAATATCTCTGAAGATATTTTAAAAGATGGTAGAAAACAATATGAAAACGGATTGCCAGAGAATGGAGATATTTCTGGGTTAGTTCCTACAGATTGGGGGTCGGTTGTGCCACAAGAACAATCTTTAGTATATGCTTTTGCAACAGAAGGACAAGAAAGAGCTAATCAAGATGTTGGATTTGATGGTTATGATGATGTAGAAGAAGCAACAGTGTTTCCAGCGTTTAGCGGGCTAGAAGACCCAACGAATGACAATTATGTGTTCTTTTTAAATAGAGATGGTAATATTTTTGAGCGCTATAGAGATTTTAATGGACTTGAAGGTAATACACCTGATCAATTTTCTAATGAAGATCGTGGATCTACAACACAGCCAGATGTTGAAGATGTGAATAGAGATAATACATTAAATACGATAGATAGTTATTTTGAATATGAAGTAGATATC is from Flavobacteriaceae bacterium and encodes:
- the ruvB gene encoding Holliday junction branch migration DNA helicase RuvB translates to MNENLNPSNDNLSSEEYDIERALRPLSFEDFTGQDQILENLKIFVKAANLRTEALDHTLFHGPPGLGKTTLAHILANELGVGIKVTSGPVLDKPGDLAGLLTNLEDRDVLFIDEIHRLSPIVEEYLYSAMEDYKIDIMIESGPNARTVQINLNPFTLIGATTRSGLLTAPMRARFGISSRLQYYSTELLSTIVERSAHILNVPISMEAAIEIAGRSRGTPRIANALLRRVRDFAQIKGNGEIDIEISKFGLKALNVDAHGLDEMDNKILTTIIDKFKGGPVGITTLATAVSESSETIEEVYEPFLIQQGFIMRTPRGREVTDLAYKHLGRIKGNIQGGLF
- the queG gene encoding tRNA epoxyqueuosine(34) reductase QueG; its protein translation is MKSKTSYTQLIKTEAKRLGFLSCGMSKAEFLEEEAPRLEKWLKNNMHGEMRYMENHFDKRLDPTKLVEGSKSVISLILNYYPSEVQKDETAFKVSKYAYGTDYHFVIKDKLKELIHFIQTEVGEVNGRAFVDSAPVLDKAWAAKSGLGWIGKHSNLLTQQVGSFYFIAELIVDLELDYDTPVTDHCGTCTACIDACPTQAITEPYVVNGSKCISYFTIELKENIPLEFKGQFNDWMFGCDICQDVCPWNRFSKTHNEPLFNPHPELLSMSKKDWEEVTQDTFNKVFKNSAVKRTKFSGLTRNIEFLKD
- a CDS encoding NADP-dependent malic enzyme, which codes for MIKQSKRREALVYHAKPIPGKIKVVPTKKYATQRDLSLAYSPGVAEPCLEIEKDKTNAYKYTAKGNLVAVISNGTAVLGLGNIGPEASKPVMEGKGLLFKIFADIDVFDIEVDTENVEEFIQTVKNIAPTFGGINLEDIKAPEAFEIEKRLKEELDIPVMHDDQHGTAIISAAALLNALEITGKKIDEVNIVISGAGAAAISCTRLYQSFGAKREHIVMLDSKGVIRDDRENLSSQKSEFATSRKINTLDEAMKSADVFIGLSKADIVTTDMLLAMAKDPIVFAMANPNPEIEYQLAIDTRDDIIMATGRSDHPNQVNNVLGFPFIFRGALDVRATAINEEMKKAAVKALAELAKEAVPEQVNVAYGETRLTFGKDYIIPKPFDPRLIGVVPPAVAKAAMESGVAEEPIEDWEKYESTLLERLGGDNKLVRLIHSRAKLDPKRVVFAEADQLTVLKAAQIAYDEGIAQPILLGRKEKIELLKKEIEFDAEVLIIDPKSDGEEERKDRYAEIYWKQRKRRGITLIAAKKLMRERNYYAAMMVNEGDADALISGYSRNYPTVVKPMMELIGLEKGATRIATTNLLMTDRGPLFLSDTSINIDPTSKDLAKIAQMTATTVKMFGLEPVMAMISFSNFGSSTNESATKVRDAVNYLHRFYPHLIVDGELQTDFALNNKMRQDTFPFSKLADKKVNTLIFPNLNAANITYKLLKELNNAENIGPIMMGMKKPVHILQLDASVDEIVNMTAIAVIDAQKKQKRVNLN
- the ruvA gene encoding Holliday junction branch migration protein RuvA, translated to MITHIQGKLTQKNPTNVVIDCNGIGYLVNISLHTFSQIPDQENLKLLTHLHIKEDSHTLYGFYSFAEREIFRLLISVSGIGTSTARTMLSSLTPKQVREGIASEDVSLIQSVKGIGLKTAQRVIIELKDKVLKIYDIDEGLSFQSNTNKDEALSALEVLGFAKKQSERVVDKIISNQTDISVETIIKEALKNL